The Streptomyces vinaceus genome contains the following window.
GGGCAATCTGCCCTTCACTCTGGGACAAGCCCTGGAAACGGGGTCTAATACCGGATAATACTCCTGCCTGCATGGGCGGGGGTTGAAAGCTCCGGCGGTGAAGGATGAGCCCGCGGCCTATCAGCTTGTTGGTGGGGTAATGGCCCACCAAGGCGACGACGGGTAGCCGGCCTGAGAGGGCGACCGGCCACACTGGGACTGAGACACGGCCCAGACTCCTACGGGAGGCAGCAGTGGGGAATATTGCACAATGGGCGAAAGCCTGATGCAGCGACGCCGCGTGAGGGATGACGGCCTTCGGGTTGTAAACCTCTTTCAGCAGGGAAGAAGCGAAAGTGACGGTACCTGCAGAAGAAGCGCCGGCTAACTACGTGCCAGCAGCCGCGGTAATACGTAGGGCGCAAGCGTTGTCCGGAATTATTGGGCGTAAAGAGCTCGTAGGCGGCTTGTCACGTCGGATGTGAAAGCCCGAGGCTTAACCTCGGGTCTGCATTCGATACGGGCTAGCTAGAGTGTGGTAGGGGAGATCGGAATTCCTGGTGTAGCGGTGAAATGCGCAGATATCAGGAGGAACACCGGTGGCGAAGGCGGATCTCTGGGCCATTACTGACGCTGAGGAGCGAAAGCGTGGGGAGCGAACAGGATTAGATACCCTGGTAGTCCACGCCGTAAACGTTGGGAACTAGGTGTTGGCGACATTCCACGTCGTCGGTGCCGCAGCTAACGCATTAAGTTCCCCGCCTGGGGAGTACGGCCGCAAGGCTAAAACTCAAAGGAATTGACGGGGGCCCGCACAAGCGGCGGAGCATGTGGCTTAATTCGACGCAACGCGAAGAACCTTACCAAGGCTTGACATATACCGGAAAGCATTAGAGATAGTGCCCCCCTTGTGGTCGGTATACAGGTGGTGCATGGCTGTCGTCAGCTCGTGTCGTGAGATGTTGGGTTAAGTCCCGCAACGAGCGCAACCCTTGTCCTGTGTTGCCAGCATGCCCTTCGGGGTGATGGGGACTCACAGGAGACCGCCGGGGTCAACTCGGAGGAAGGTGGGGACGACGTCAAGTCATCATGCCCCTTATGTCTTGGGCTGCACACGTGCTACAATGGCCGGTACAATGAGCTGCGATACCGTGAGGTGGAGCGAATCTCAAAAAGCCGGTCTCAGTTCGGATTGGGGTCTGCAACTCGACCCCATGAAGTCGGAGTCGCTAGTAATCGCAGATCAGCATTGCTGCGGTGAATACGTTCCCGGGCCTTGTACACACCGCCCGTCACGTCACGAAAGTCGGTAACACCCGAAGCCGGTGGCCCAACCCGTAAGGGAGGGAGCTGTCGAAGGTGGGACTGGCGATTGGGACGAAGTCGTAACAAGGTAGCCGTACCGGAAGGTGCGGCTGGATCACCTCCTTTCTAAGGAGCACAGTACCGATTGCAGACAAACGTTCTGCACGGTCAGCTCATGGGTGGAACGTTGATTAGTTGGCATCTTCGGATCTGATGGTTCTCGAGTACTGCTTCGGCGTGGAAAGAGAAGACGGACGAACGAAGATGCCTGGCACGTTGTTGGGTCCTGAAGGTACGGCCGTATGGTCTTGTCTTCAGTGCCGGTCCCAGTGAACTCGCCAGCTTGTCTGGTGGGGTGATGGGTGGCTGGTCGTTGTTTGAGAACTACACAGTGGACGCGAGCATCTGTGGCCAAGTTTTTAAGGGCGCACGGTGGATGCCTTGGCACCAGGAACCGATGAAGGACGTGAGAGGCCGCGATAGGCCCCGGGGAGCTGCCAACTGAGCTTTGATCCGGGGGTGTCCGAATGGGGAAACCCGGCAGTCGTCATGGGCTGTCACCCACTGCTGAACACATAGGCAGTGTGGAGGGAACGAGGGGAAGTGAAACATCTCAGTACCCTCAGGAAGAGAAAACAACCGTGATTCCGGGAGTAGTGGCGAGCGAAACCGGATGAGGCCAAACCGTATGTGTGTGATACCCGGCAGGGGTTGCGCATGCGGGGTTGTGGGAATGAGCTTGATCGGTCTGCCGGCCGGTCGGCGAGTCAGAAACCGTTGATGTAGTCGAAGGACATGCGAAAGGTCCGGCGTAGAGGGTAAGACCCCCGTAGACGAAGCATCAGCGGCTTGCTTGCTCATCTCCCAAGTAGCACGGGGCCCGAGAAATCCCGTGTGAATCTGGCGGGACCACCCGCTAAGCCTAAATATTCCCTGGTGACCGATAGCGGATAGTACCGTGAGGGAATGGTGAAAAGTACCGCGGGAGCGGAGTGAAATAGTACCTGAAACCGTGTGCCTACAAGCCGTGGGAGCGTCGCTGTATGTGCTTGCACATGCAGTCGTGACTGCGTGCCTTTTGAAGAATGAGCCTGCGAGTTAGCGGTGTGTAGCGAGGTTAACCCGTGTGGGGAAGCCGTAGCGAAAGCGAGTCCGAATAGGGCGTTTGAGTTGCACGCTCTAGACCCGAAGCGGAGTGATCTAGCCATGGGCAGGTTGAAGCGGAGGTAAGACTTCGTGGAGGACCGAACCCACCAGGGTTGAAAACCTGGGGGATGACCTGTGGTTAGGGGTGAAAGGCCAATCAAACTCCGTGATAGCTGGTTCTCCCCGAAATGCATTTAGGTGCAGCGTCGTGTGTTTCTTGCCGGAGGTAGAGCACTGGATAGGCGATGGGCCCTACCGGGTTACTGACCTTAGCCAAACTCCGAATGCCGGTAAGTGAGAGCACGGCAGTGAGACTGTGGGGGATAAGCTCCATGGTCGAGAGGGAAACAGCCCAGAGCATCGACTAAGGCCCCTAAGCGTACGCTAAGTGGGAAAGGATGTGGAGTCGCAGAGACAACCAGGAGGTTGGCTTAGAAGCAGCCACCCTTGAAAGAGTGCGTAATAGCTCACTGGTCAAGTGATTCCGCGCCGACAATGTAGCGGGGCTCAAGCGTACCGCCGAAGTCGTGTCATTGCAGCAATAGGGCCAACGCCCGCTGTGATGGGTAGGGGAGCGTCGTGTGCCGGGTGAAGCAGCAGCGGAAGCTAGTTGTGGACGGTTCACGAGTGAGAATGCAGGCATGAGTAGCGATACACACGTGAGAAACGTGTGCGCCGATTGACTAAGGGTTCCTGGGTCAAGCTGATCTGCCCAGGGTAAGTCGGGACCTAAGGCGAGGCCGACAGGCGTAGTCGATGGACAACCGGTTGATATTCCGGTACCCGCTTTGAAACGCCCAATATCGAATCAGGCGATGCTAAGTCCGTGAAGCCGTTCCGGACCCTTCGGGGAAAGGAAAGTGGTGGAGCCGACGAACCAGACTTGTAGTAGGTAAGCGATGGGGTGACGCAGGAAGGTAGTCCAGCCCGGGCGGTGGTTGTCCCGGGGTAAGGGTGTAGGCCGAGGGGTAGGCAAATCCGTCCCTCATATAAGGCTGAGACCTGATGCCGAGCCGATTGTGGTGAAGTGGATGATCCTATGCTGTCGAGAAAAGCCTCTAGCGAGTTTCATGGCGGCCCGTACCCTAAACCGACTCAGGTGGTCAGGTAGAGAATACCGAGGCGTTCGGGTGAACTATGGTTAAGGAACTCGGCAAAATGCCCCCGTAACTTCGGGAGAAGGGGGGCCATCACTGGTGATCGGACTTGCTCCGTGAGCTGGGGGTGGCCGCAGAGACCAGCGAGAAGCGACTGTTTACTAAAAACACAGGTCCGTGCGAAGCCGTAAGGCGATGTATACGGACTGACGCCTGCCCGGTGCTGGAACGTTAAGGGGACCGGTTAGTGACCTTTCGGGGTTGCGAAGCTGAGAACTTAAGCGCCAGTAAACGGCGGTGGTAACTATAACCATCCTAAGGTAGCGAAATTCCTTGTCGGGTAAGTTCCGACCTGCACGAATGGCGTAACGACTTCTCGACTGTCTCAACCATAGGCCCGGTGAAATTGCACTACGAGTAAAGATGCTCGTTTCGCGCAGCAGGACGGAAAGACCCCGGGACCTTTACTACAGTTTGATATTGGTGTTCGGTTCGGCTTGTGTAGGATAGGTGGGAGACTTTGAAGCCCCAACGCCAGTTGGGGTGGAGTCGCCGTTGAAATACCACTCTGGTCGTGCTGGATGTCTAACCTCGGTCCGTGATCCGGATCAGGGACAGTGTCTGATGGGTAGTTTAACTGGGGCGGTTGCCTCCCAAAGGGTAACGGAGGCGCCCAAAGGTTCCCTCAGCCTGGTTGGCAATCAGGTGTTGAGTGTAAGTGCACAAGGGAGCTTGACTGTGAGACCGACGGGTCGAGCAGGGACGAAAGTCGGGACTAGTGATCCGGCGGTGGCTTGTGGAAGCGCCGTCGCTCAACGGATAAAAGGTACCCCGGGGATAACAGGCTGATCTTCCCCAAGAGTCCATATCGACGGGATGGTTTGGCACCTCGATGTCGGCTCGTCGCATCCTGGGGCTGGAGTCGGTCCCAAGGGTTGGGCTGTTCGCCCATTAAAGCGGTACGCGAGCTGGGTTTAGAACGTCGTGAGACAGTTCGGTCCCTATCCGCTGTGCGCGTAGGAATATTGAGAAGGGCTGTCCCTAGTACGAGAGGACCGGGACGGACGAACCTCTGGTGTGCCAGTTGTCCTGCCAAGGGCATGGCTGGTTGGCTACGTTCGGGAGGGATAACCGCTGAAAGCATCTAAGCGGGAAGCCTGCTTCAAGATGAGTATTCCCACCTCCTTGAGAGGGTAAGGCTCCCAGTAGACGACTGGGTTGATAGGCCAGATGTGGAAGCCCGGTAACGGGTGGAGCTGACTGGTACTAATAGGCCGAGGGCTTGTCCTCAGTTGCTCGCGTCCACTGTGTTAGTTCTGAAATAACGAACAGCTGTGTTGCCGTCCAGTGTTCAAATTTCATAGTGTTTCGGTGGTCATAGCGTTAGGGAAACGCCCGGTTACATTCCGAACCCGGAAGCTAAGCCTTTCAGCGCCGATGGTACTGCAGGGGGGACCCTGTGGGAGAGTAGGACGCCGCCGAACAATCATTGTGAAAAGCCCCGTACCGGGTATCCGGTACGGGGCTTTTTGCGTTTACGGTCCCTCACCATTTCCTTCGCTGTTGATGGGCGCCCGACCGGCGTAGCCAGTCGGGGCGCCCGCTACAGGCGGCCCGCCGCCTTCAGGGAGAGGTAGGCGTCGGCCAGGGCCGGGGCCAGGGTGTCCGGGGTGGCGTCGACCACGTGGACCCCGTGGCGGGACAGCTGGTCCGCCGTGCGGCGGCGGGTGGCCTGGGACTGGGTGCCGGCCGCGGCCTCGTAGACCGCGTCGAGCGTGCCGCGGGAGCGCGTCATCTCCTCGACCCGGGGGTCGGCCACCGAGGCCAGCAGGACCGTGTGGCGCTGCGTGAGGCGGGGGAGGAGCGGGAGCAGGCCCTCCTCTGTCGGGGCTGCGTCCAGGCTCGTCAGGAGGACCACCAGGGACCGGCGCGGGGCGTTGCGGAGGATCGTGGAGACCAGCGTCCGGGTGTCGGTCTCGACGAGTTCCGGTTCCAGCGTGGCCATGGCGTTGACGAAGGCCGGGAGGATGTCGCCGGCCGAGCGGCCCTGGACCTGGGCGCGGGTGCGGCGGTCGTGGGCCAGCAGGTCCACGCGGTCGCCGGCGCGGGAGGCCAGGGCGGCCAGGAGTAGGGCGGCGTCCATCGCCGAGTCCAGGCGGGGGGCGTCACCGACGCGGCCCGCCGAGGTGCGGCCGGTGTCGAGGCAGATCAGGATGTGCCGGTCGCGTTCCGGGCGCCAGGTGCGGACGGCGACCTTGTTCTGGCGGGCCGTGGCCCGCCAGTCGATGGAGCGGGTGTCGTCGCCGGGGACGTAGTCGCGCAGGCTGTCGAACTCGGTGCCCTCGCCGCGCGTCAGGACGCTCGTACGGCCGTCCATCTCGCGCAGGCGGGCCAGGCGCGAGGGGAGGTGCTTGCGGCTGGTGAACGGCGGCAGGACGCGGACCGTCCAGGGGACGGTGTGGGTGCCCTGGCGGGCGAGCAGGCCGAGCGGCCCGTACGAGCGGATCGTGACGCGGTCGGCCCGCCGGTCCCCGCGCCGGGTGGGGAGGAGCCGGGTGGTGATCCGGCGGCGTTCGCCGGCCGGGATCACCAGGGTGTGCCGGGAGGCCTCGGTCTCGGTGCCGGCGGGCCAGCTGCTGGGGGGCCAGGCGTCGCGGACGCGGGCGCGCAGCGGGCGGGCGCCCGGGTTGGTGACGGTGAGGTGGACCTCGGCGGGTTCGCCGAGGCGTACGGAGGTGTCGCCCGAGCGGGTGAGGGTGAGCCCGCGGACGGGAGCGGCGAGGGCGTAGTCGACGGCGCAGGCCAGTCCGAGGGCGCCGTTGACCGCGAGCATTCCCGTCCAGCTGGGTTCGAGGATGCCGACGGGGAGGCTGCCGAGGGCCGCCAGCAGGGCGGCGCGTCCGGTGAGGGCCATCAGCGCGGGACGGGGACGTGGGACAGGATCGCGGTGATGACGGCGTCGGCCGTGACGCCTTCCATCTCGGCCTCCGGGCGGAGCTGGACCCGGTGGCGCAGGGTCGGCAGGGCGAGGGCCTTGACGTCGTCGGGGGTGACGTAGTCGCGGCCGGTGAGCCAGGCCCAGGCCCGGGCGGTGGCCAGCAGGGCGGTCGCGCCGCGCGGGGAGACGCCGAGGGTGAGGGAGGGCGATTCGCGGGTGGCGCGGCAGACGTCGACGACGTACCCGGCGATCTCCGGGGAGACGGACACCTTGGCGACGGCCTCGCGGGCGGCTTCGAGATCGGCCGCGCCGGCGACGGGGCGCAGGCCCGCGGCCTGGAGGTCGCGGGGGTTGAAGCCGGCGGCGTGCCGGGTCAGGACGCCGATCTCGTCCTCGCGGGAGGGGAGGGGGACGGTGAGCTTGAGGAGGAAGCGGTCGAGCTGTGCCTCGGGGAGGGGGTAGGTGCCCTCGTACTCGACGGGGTTCATGGTAGCGGCGACGAGGAACGGCTCGGGCAGCTCGCGCGGGGTGCCGTCGACGGTGACCTGGCGCTCCTCCATGGCTTCGAGGAGGGAGGACTGGGTCTTGGGCGGGGTGCGGTTGATCTCGTCGGCGAGGAGGAGGTTGGTGAAGACCGGGCCGTTCTGGAAGGAGAACTCGGCGGTGCGGGCGTCGTAGACGAGCGAGCCGGTGACGTCGCTGGGCATGAGGTCCGGGGTGAACTGGACGCGCTTGGTGTCGAGTTCGAGGGAGGCGGCGAGGGCCCGTACGAGGAGGGTCTTGGCGACGCCGGGTACGCCTTCGAGGAGGACGTGGCCGCGGCACAGGAGGGCGACGACGAGACCGGTGACGGCCGAGTCCTGGCCGACGACGGCCTTTCCGATCTCGGTGCGGATCGCTTCCAGGGAGGAGCGGGCGCTGTCCGTGGTGGCCGTCATGAGGTGCGGACCTCTCTTTCGAGGGCGTCGAGGTGGTCGGCGAGCGCGACGAGCGCCGCGTCGGTGGTCGGTGTGGTGCCGAAGAGGAGGCCGGTCAGGTCCGCCTGTCGCTCCGTCAGGCGGGCGGAGACGGCCGGGAGCAGGGCCTGCGGGTCGTGGGCCTGGGTGGGCGGTACGCCGAGCAGGGCGGCCAGGCGTTCGCGGGCGGCGGCGCGCAGCACGGTGGCGGCGCGGTCGCGGGCTGCGGCCTTGCGGTAGAGGCGGGCGCGGCCCTCGGTGGTCTCGGAGGCGCGGACGGCGACGGGCAGCTTCTCGGTGACGAGGGGGCCGAGGCGGCGGGCGCGCCAGAGGGCGGCGAGGGCGGCGGCGACGAAGAGCTGGAGGAAGGCCCAGCTCCAGCCGTGGGGGAGGAGGTCGAGGAAGCTCTGTTCCTGCGCGGGGTCACCG
Protein-coding sequences here:
- a CDS encoding AAA family ATPase, giving the protein MTATTDSARSSLEAIRTEIGKAVVGQDSAVTGLVVALLCRGHVLLEGVPGVAKTLLVRALAASLELDTKRVQFTPDLMPSDVTGSLVYDARTAEFSFQNGPVFTNLLLADEINRTPPKTQSSLLEAMEERQVTVDGTPRELPEPFLVAATMNPVEYEGTYPLPEAQLDRFLLKLTVPLPSREDEIGVLTRHAAGFNPRDLQAAGLRPVAGAADLEAAREAVAKVSVSPEIAGYVVDVCRATRESPSLTLGVSPRGATALLATARAWAWLTGRDYVTPDDVKALALPTLRHRVQLRPEAEMEGVTADAVITAILSHVPVPR
- a CDS encoding DUF58 domain-containing protein, with amino-acid sequence MALTGRAALLAALGSLPVGILEPSWTGMLAVNGALGLACAVDYALAAPVRGLTLTRSGDTSVRLGEPAEVHLTVTNPGARPLRARVRDAWPPSSWPAGTETEASRHTLVIPAGERRRITTRLLPTRRGDRRADRVTIRSYGPLGLLARQGTHTVPWTVRVLPPFTSRKHLPSRLARLREMDGRTSVLTRGEGTEFDSLRDYVPGDDTRSIDWRATARQNKVAVRTWRPERDRHILICLDTGRTSAGRVGDAPRLDSAMDAALLLAALASRAGDRVDLLAHDRRTRAQVQGRSAGDILPAFVNAMATLEPELVETDTRTLVSTILRNAPRRSLVVLLTSLDAAPTEEGLLPLLPRLTQRHTVLLASVADPRVEEMTRSRGTLDAVYEAAAGTQSQATRRRTADQLSRHGVHVVDATPDTLAPALADAYLSLKAAGRL